GAGAAGTCCTCCAGGCCGCGGTCGACCATGCCGGTCGTCAGGTACGCCATTGCCTCCAGGCCGTAGGTGTAGGCGACCATCCAGCCGATCTTGTCCTGCACCAGCTCGAACTCCGCGAGCGGCCGGCCGAACTGCTCGCGGCCGGTGACGTGGGTGATCGCGAGGTCGGTCAGGCTGCGCGCCGCCGCGACCGAGGCGGTGCCCAGCGACATGCGCCCGTTGTTGAGGATCTCCATCGCGATGGTGAAGCCCTCGCCCTCGGACCCGAGGACGTTGGCCCTCGGCACCCGCACGTCACGGAACGACAGGCGGCGCAGGTCGTTGGCCCGCAGCCCCATCGTGTCGTAGCGCTTCCCGACCTCGAAGCCATCCATGCCGCGTTCGACCAGCAGCGCGACGTGCGCACCCGCGGGTGTGCGCGCGAACGTGGTCAGCACGTCGGCGCGCGAGCCGTTGCCGATGTAGCGCTTGTCGCCGTTGAGGATGTACGAGCCGTCGGCCTGCAGCTCCGCGGTCGACTCGAGGTGGTAGGCGTCGGACCCGGCGTTGGGCTCGGTCAGCGCGAACGCCGCCAGCCTCCGGCCGCGTGCGAGGTCCGGCAGGAACCGGTCCTTCTGCTCCTCGCTGCCGAACAGGTGGATGCCCTTGTAGCCGATCGACTGGTGGACGCCCAGCACGATCCCAAGCGTCGGGTCGACCCCGCTGATGGCCTCGAACATCCGGCAGTAGGCGGTCTGGCTCAGCCCGAGCCCTCCGTGTCGCGGGTCGACGAACAGGCCGAGCAACCCCATGTCGCCGAGCGCGTGCAGGACGTCGTCGTCGATCCACCGCGCCTCCTCGACCGCGCGCGCGTCGTAGTGCTCCGCGGCCCAGTCGCGCAGCTGTCCGGTCAGCGCGTCGACACGCGCATGCTCGTCGGCGGCCATGCGGGGGTAGGGCGTGACCAGTCCCTCGTGCAGTTCGCCGAGGAACAGCGGCTTGACGAACGACGGTGCGGTGTGCCGGGTCACCGCGGGGACACATCCGCGGTGAACGACCCGCCCCGCTCGGCGACCTCGATCAGCAGCGGTGCCGGCGTGAAGCGCTCGCCGTGGTCCGTCACCAGGGCGCGCAGGCGGTCGACGACGGCGCCGGGACCGCGGTCGTCGATGTAGCGAAGCGGGCCGCCGAGGTGCGGTGGGAAGCCCAGCCCGAAGATGGCGGCCGCGTCGCCGTCGCGCGGCGAGCGCAGCACGCCGTCGCCGAGCGTCCATGCCGCCTCGTTGGCCATCGCCAGCACCGCCCGGTCGACGATCTCGTCGCGGCGCGGCGCCGGCCGCGGTGACCGTGCCACGAGCTCGTAGATCGACGGGTCGACCTCACCGCGGACCTGGCCGCCGTCGTGCTGCTGGTAGCGGTAGAAGCCGCGACCGTTCTTGCGGCCCTCGCGCCCGTCGTCGACGACCGCCGCCATCGAGGGCGCCGGCGCCATGCGGGAGCCGATGCCCTCCTGCAGGATCCCCGAGATCTTTGCGGCGACGTCGATGCCGACCTCGTCGACCAGGCGGAACGGTCCCACGGGGAAGCCCAACTGCTCCAACGCGGTGTCGATCGCGTCGACCGACGCGCCGTCGGCGAGCAGGTGCGCCGCCTCGTTGATGTAGGGCCCGAGGATGCGCGACGTGTAGAAGCCCGGACCGTCGCCGACCACCACGACCGTCATCCCCTGGCGTCGGCCGACGTCCACCGCGGTGGCGGTGGCCCGCGGGTCGGTCCGCGGCCCCTCGACGACCTCCAGAAGCGGCACCCGCGGCACCGGCGAGAAGTAGTGCATGCCGATGACCAGCTCCGGCCGGCGGTAGCCGTCGGCGATCTGGTCGATGGGGATCGACGACGTGTTCGTCGCGATGATCACCTCATCAGACGTGACCTCGGCGACCTCCTTGAGCACCTGGTGCTTGACGGCGAGGTCCTCGACGACGGCCTCGATCACCAGGTCCACGCGGCCGAAGCCGCGGTAGTCCGTGCTGGGATGCACCAGCGACAGCACGCGGTCACGCTCGTGGGCCGTGATCCGCCGCCGTTCCACGCGTTGATCCAGGTAGTCACGGATCGAGCGCATGCCGCGGCGCAGCGCCGCCCGATCGACGTCCTTCAGGCGCACCGGCAGCTCCGCACGGCTCGTCGTGACCGCGGCGATGCCTGCACCCATGAGGCCGGCGCCGATCACCGCGACCTTGCCGACGTCCCGCGCCTGCTCGGCCGCAGCGCGTGCCTCGCGGCGCAGCTGCTGGCGCATGTCGAGGACGCGCATCAGGTTGCGCGCCTGCGGCGTCACCGCGAGCTCGCCGAACGCCTGCGCCTCGGCGGCGTAGCCGGCCCGTGCACCCTGCTCCACGCCGGTCCGGACCACCTCGATCGCGCGCAGCGGCGCCGGCAGGTTGCCGTGGGTCCTCGCGCGCACGTTGGCCTCGGCCTGGCGGAACAGAACCGCCCGGCCCGCAGGGTTGTCCTCCAGCAGCGCACCGCGGACCCGCTCGATCAGATCCCGGCGCCGACCGTCGGTGCCGTGCGACGACGCGAGGGCGCGTGCCCGATCACACGCGACGTCGACGAGGATGGCCGGGTGCACGACCTCGTCGACGATGCCCATGCGCCGCGCACGCGACGCCGACACGTCCCTGCTGGTCAGGATCAGGTCGAGCGCCTGCTCGATGCCGACCAGCCGCGGCAGGCGCTGTGTGCCACCGGCACCGGGGATCAGCCCGAGCTGGATCTCCGGCTGGCCGAAGCGGGTCGCCGGGTCGTCGGAGGCCACGCGGCCGTGACAGGCCATCGCCAGCTCCATGCCGCCGCCCAGGCACGCGCCGTGGACGGCGACGACGACCGGTGTCGTGCAGCCCTCGATCCGGTCGAACACACGCTGTCCGTCACGTGACAACGCCACGCCCTCGGCGACCGAGCCGACGCCCGCGAGCATCTCGATGTCGGCACCGGCGATGAAGCTGTCGGGCTTGCCACTGGTCAGCACGATCCCACGCACGTCCCGGTCCGCCTCCAGGTCGTCGAGCAGGCGCTCGAGCTCGGCGCTGAAGTCGGTGCGCAGCGTGTTCATCGACTGACCTGGGACGTCGAGCACGACGATCGCGACGTCGTCTCGGCGCTCGACCGTGAACGCGGACTGCATGTCGTCCGCCCTGTCGCTGTCAGTGGTCGAGGTCACGTCATGCCTCCAGGATCATGGCGGCACCCATGCCGCCGGCGGCGCATGCGCTGCACAGCGCGACGCCACCACCGCGCCGGCGCAGCTCGTGCAGGGTCTGGGCGATCTGCCGCGCGCCGGTCGCGGCGAACGGGTGGCCCAGCGCGATCGATCCGCCGAGCACGTTCACGATGTTCCAGTCGACTTCGCCGATCGGCTCGTCGACCCCCGCGTAGCGTTTGCACATCTCGGCTGACGCAAACGCCTGCGTGACCGACAGCACCTGCGCGGCGAAGGCCTCGTGCAGGTCGATGAGGTCGAGGTCGTCGAACGCGACGCCGGCGCGCTGCAGTGCGATCGGCGTGGCGCTGACCGGACCGAGCAGCAGCTGGTCGGCCGGGTCGAGCGCCGTGAAGGCGTAGCTGCGCAGCCAACCGAGCGGCTCGCGTCCCTCGGCCTCGGCGCGGTCCTCGCTCATCAGCAGGAGTGCTGCGGCACCGTCGGTCAGCGGCGAGCTGTTGCCGGCCGTCAGCGTGCCGTGGTGGCGGTCGAAGACCGGGGCCAGATCGTCGTAGCGTCGCCGGTCGCTGTCGAACCGCACCGTCGTGTCGACGTCGACCGTCTCCTCGTAGCGCGGCGGCACGTCGACCGACACGACCTCGTCCGGCAGCTTCCCCTCGTTCCAGCCACGGGCGGCCAGCACGTGGCTGCGGTGTGCGAAATCGTCCTGGGCGCTGCGGTCGATGCCATTGATCTTGGCCATCCGCTCGGCGGACTGTCCCATCGTCTCCTGGGTCGACGGCTCGGTGAGGTCCGGCGGCCGCGGTGCCAGATCCCCGGGGCGCACGTCGGCGAACGCCTGGACCCGTGCTCGCAGCGACCGCGCCTCGGCGGCGGCGCGGAACGCGTCCTGTAGCGCCGGGGACACCAGTACGGGAACGTTGCTCGCGGACTCGGCTCCACCGGCGACGCCACAGTCGATCACGCCCGCAGCGATGGCCTGCGCGATGTTGACCGTCGTCTGGTAGCTGGTGATGCAGGCCTTGCTCACGCTGTATGCCTCGACCGTGGGCGGCAGCCCGGTGCCCAGCACGATCTCGCGCGCGATGTTCGGCGTGCTCGGATCCAGGATCACCTGCCCGAACACCACCTGTCCGACCGACGAGGGATCGACGTCGTTGCGGTCGACCACCTCCGACACGACGTGACGACCCAGGTCGATCGCCGTCATGCCGGCCAGCGCCCCCGCCCGCTTGGTGAACGGCGTGCGGACGCCGTCCACGATCGCTACGCGTCTGCCATTGCCCTCCGCCATGCGGCCCTCCTCAGCCGGCCAATCCACGGGTGGCGCGACCGGTGGTCAGCGCCGACCGGTCCCCATGCTACCGAGCGGTAACCTCGGTCATGCAGCTACGTGGGACGACCTGGCGAGCCGCGACCGCACACGGGGATAGGGTTGCGGCATGCTCGATCCGACCCACGCTTTCACCATCGAGTTCTGCGTCCCCTGAAGCTATGTGGAGCGCGCCGCCGGTCTGGCGGCCGAGATCCTCAGCGGCTGGGCCCCCGTCATCACCGACCTCCGGCTGGTGCCATCGTCAGGCGGACGCTTCGAGGTCACGCTCGACGACGAGGTGATCTTCTCGAAGAAGGCGCTGGGGCGCCACGCTGCCCCCGGGGAGGTCGTCGGCGAGGTCAGGGCCCGCCTGGGCCCCGAGGTGCTCGAGGAGCGCTAGGCCAGCGTCGGTCGCTAGCCTGAGAGTGAGCCCGTGTCAGCCGTCGCGCTGTGCAGCAGGCGGTGCAGCAGCGCGCGGCCATAGGCGTTGGCCGCGTCCGTGTCGCTGTACTCCATGCGGTGGCCGTCGACGTCGACGACGCAACGCAGCCCGGTCGGCGTGCGCTCGAGCGCGATGAAGCGATCGCCGAGCAGCTCACGCAGCTGCCCCTCACCGGGCAGCCAGATCACCTCACGCTGCATGATCGAGTCGAGTGCCCATTCGACCGTGCCGTTGAACGCGATGAGCTTGCCGACCGGTGATGAGCGCACGTCGATGGTCATCTCACTGATCGAGAACACCTGCCCGTCCAGGTCGCGGTCCGGGATCATGAACTGGTCGCCGCTGGCGGGTTCCCACCGAAGCCCGGCGTCGCGCAGCTCGCGGGCGAGCTTGACCGAGATCACACATCATCCGATCGTCGTCGTCATCTCCGACGTCAACCAGCGTACGCATCCGGATGCGCCGCGGCCCCGACGATCCAGCATCGCCGGTCGGTCCCATAGGATCGGTGCGTGCAGACCGCCGCCCAGATCATCGCCGCGCTCGACCTGGCGCCGCATCCTGAAGGCGGCATCTTCCGCGAGACGTGGTGCCACGACGCCGGACCCGACGCCCGCGGCGCGGGTACGGCCATCTACTTCCTCCTGCGCGATCGGGACCGGTCGCACTGGCATCGAGTCGACGCCGACGAGCTGCAGCACTTCCACGCTGGTGCACCTCTGACGCTCTGGCGCGCACCTGACGCCTCGACCGCGCCGGACGAGGCGGTGCTCGGCGTCGATCTGGCCGCCGGCGAGCAGCCACAGCTGCGGGTGCCGGCCAGCTGGTGGCAGGCAGCGGAGTCGACCGGTGACTGGACCTCGTCAGCTGCGCGGTCTCGCCCGCGTTCACGTTCGACGGCTTCGAGCTGGCGCCCACCGACTTCGAACCGGGTGGCTGAACGGCACGCCTGCCTGGCGTGTCCACCTGAGACCCGGACCCGCATGATGCGGCCGAGCTGATAAGCGGTCCGTGCAGTCTCGGAGCCAGCACGCTCGGCGCCAGCATGCGGACGCACCGGTGGCCCGCCGGTGTAGGCGGGTGTCCGGTGCGCGGGGTCGTCGGTGTGTGGTGCGTGCTCGACCGCGGGGGTCGGAACGCGGGCGCGTTGCGCGGCGGTCAGGTGCCGCGTCGCGGCCACGATGGCACGCACCGCAGCCCACGACACCACCCCGGGCGTGGAACCACGCGTCACCGCGGCATGTCGCCCAGGCGGTCCGCGGCCGCCAGCAGCATCCCCGGCGTCGCTGCTGGTGCGGCCGGCCGCCCGTAGCCAGTTGTCGCGGGTCACCCCGTGCGCACCGACCACCTGATGATGATCGGCGGCCTGCAGGATCGTGATCACCGCCGCGGCCACCCGGTCGACCGCGGTCAGCAGCCCCGCGTGACCGTGGCCGTGGCCGCGGCGACCATGGTGGCGGTGGTGCGGCCACCCCATCCATGCGGGAGCTGCGACGCGCGTGCGACTATTGGACCCCCGAGCACGACCGGAGGCCAGCCATGCCAGAGACCAGCGACCAGCTGCAGGTCGGCGAGCACAGCTACCGCATCCATCGCCTCGACGCGGTCGCCGACGCCGACCAGATCGCCCGGCTGCCGTACGTGCTGCGCATCCTGCTCGAGAACGTGCTGCGTCACGTCGACGGGGAGAACGTCACCGACGACGATGTGAGGGCTCTGGTCGACTGGAACCCGGCGGCCGAGCCGAGCCGGGAAGTGCTCTTCACGCCCGCCCGCGTGCTGCTGCAGGACTTCACCGGCGTGCCGGTGGTGGTCGACATCGCCGCGATGCGCGACGCCATGGAGGCGCTCGGAGGCGATCCGTCGAAGATCGACCCACAACTGCCGGCCGATCTCGTGATCGACCACTCGATCATCGCCGAGGTCGCCGGCGTGCCCGATGCCTTCCGGCGCAACGCCGAGCTCGAGTTCCAGCGCAACCGCGAGCGCTACGAGTTCCTGCGCTGGGGCCAGCAGGCGTTCGAGCGCCTGCGCATCGTCCCTCCCAACACCGGCATCGTCCACCAGGTCAACCTGGAGTACCTGGGGCGGGTCGTCTTCGTCGACGACGACGGGGACGCCTACCCCGACACCCTGGTCGGCACCGACTCGCACACCCCGATGATCAACGGCCTGGGAGTCCTGGGGTGGGGCGTCGGCGGCATCGAGGCCGAGGCCGCGATGCTGGGCCAGCCGATCTCGCTGCTCGTCCCCCGCGTGGTCGGCTTCAAGCTCACCGGCGAGCTGCCGGAGGGCACGACCGCGACCGACCTGGTGCTGACCGTCACCGAGTTGCTGCGCGCGCACGGCGTCGTCGGCAAGTTCGTCGAGTTCCACGGGCCCGGCATCAGCCGTGTCCCACTGCCCAACCGCGCCACGATCGGCAACATGTCGCCCGAGTACGGCTCGACGTGCGCGATCTTCCCGATCGACGACGAGACGCTGCGCTACCTGGAGTTCACCGGTCGCGACCCCGGGCAGATCGCCCTCGTGGAGGCGTACGCCCGCGCACAGGGGCTGTTCTGGGACCCCGACGCGCCGGAGCCGACCTACTCCGAGACCGTCGAGCTCGACCTCTCGACCGTGCAGCCCAGCCTGGCGGGCCCAACCCGCCCACAGGACCGCGTGTCGCTCATCGACGTCCCCGCGGCACTGCGCACCAGCCTGCAGCGGTTCGTGCCGGACGCGCGGGTCGCGACAGGCGACCAGCTGCCCGCCGACGTCGCCGAGGCCTCGACCGACGAGGCCGTGGCCGAGACGTTCCCGGCCAGCGACCCCCTCGCGATCGACACCAACCGCGCCGGGCCGCCACTGCGCCGGCCGCAGCCGTCCCCCGGCCGGCTGCCGTCCGACGCGATCGAGGTGACCACCGCCGACGGCGCCTTCACGCTGGACCACGGCGCGGTCGTGATCGCCGCGATCACCAGTTGCACCAACACCTCGAACCCCGAGGTGATGCTCGCCGCCGGGCTGCTGGCCCGCAACGCGGTCGAGCGCGGCCTCCAGACCCAGCCGTGGGTCAAGGCGTCACTGGCACCAGGCTCGCAGGTCGTCATGGACTACTACGAGCGCGCGGGTCTGCGGCCGTACCTGGAGAAGCTGCGCTTCAACCTGGTCGGCTTCGGCTGCACCACGTGCATCGGCAACTCCGGGCCGCTGGCGCCGGAGATCTCGGCTGCGATCGCCGAGCACGACCTGGCGGTGTGCTCGGTGCTGTCGGGCAACCGCAACTTCGAGGGGCGGATCAACCCCGACTGCAAGCTGAACTGGCTGGCCTCGCCGCCGCTGGTCGTGGCCTACGCGCTGGCCGGCACGCTGGGCGTCAACCTGGTGACCGATCCGCTCGGCACGGGTGCCGACGGCGAGCCGGTGCACCTGCGCGACATCTGGCCGAGCACCGCGGAGGTGACCGAGGTGCTCCGCACGTCGCTGCAGCGCGAGATGTTCACGTCGCGCTACGCCGACGTCTTCGCGGGCGACGAGCACTGGCGGTCCCTGCCGACGGCGGGCGGCGACCGATACGACTGGAGCGCCACCTCGACCTACGTGCGCCGGCCGACCTTCTTCGACGGCATGCCGGCCGAGCCGGCGCCGCTGACCGACATCCGCGGTGCACGGGTGCTGGCACTGCTGGGCGACAGCGTGACCACCGACCACATCTCGCCGGCCGGGTCGATCGCGTGGGACGGCCCGGCGGGCCGGTGGCTGCGCCAGCAGGGCGTGGAACGCGGCGACTTCAACTCGTACGGCTCCCGTCGCGGCAACCACGAGGTGATGGTCCGGGGCACCTTCGCCAACATCCGCCTGCGCAACCTGCTGGTGCCCGGCACCGAGGGCGGCTACACCCGCTACCTGGCCACCGGCGAGGGTGAGGGCGAGGGCGAGCGCCAGCGAGCCGGCGGGCGGGGTTCTCCCGACGTCACCGACATCCACGACGCGGCGCAGCGCTACGCGGCCGACGGCACGCCGCTGGTGGTGCTGGCCGGCAGCGAGTACGGGTCCGGCTCTTCGCGCGACTGGGCGGCCAAGGGCCCGTCGCTGCTCGGGGTCCGCGCCGTGATCGCCGCGAGCTACGAGCGGATCCACCGGTCGAACCTGATCGGCATGGGCATCCTGCCACTGCAGTTCCCGGAGGGTTCGTCGGCCGAGCAACTCGGGCTGACCGGCGAGGAGACGTTCGACATCGTCGGACTGGCCGGCGGAGACACGATCCCCGAGGAGGTCACGGTGACCGCCGACGACGTCGAGTTCCGCGCGACTGTGCGCATCGACACGCCGCGGGAGGCCGACTACTACAGGCACGGGGGGATCCTGCAGTACGTGCTGCGCCACCTGCGCTGAGGAGGGCTAAACATGCACCGCGTGCTGCCGGCCACCCCGTACGACAGCCTCCACGACTACATCGTGGACGGGGGTGGGGACGGGCTGGCGACCGCGCTTGAGCTCATGCCCGATGACGTGATCGACATCGTCGCGGCCTCCGGGCTGCGGGGCCGGGGCGGCGCCGGGTTCCCGACCGGCACCAAGTGGCGGTCGGTGGCCGACGCCGCCAGCGAGGCAGGCGAGTGCCACATCGTGTGCAATGCGGCCGAGGGCGAGCCGGCGACCGCCAAGGACCGGGCGCTGCTGGCGCGAAACCCGTACGCGGTCATCGAGGGCCTCGCGATCGGCATGCACGCCATCGGCGCCCGTGGTGCATACGTCGGCGTCAAGCGGCGCTTCACGCACGAGGTCGAGCGGCTGATATCCGCGCGCGACGCCGCCGTGGACGCGGAATGGCCCGGTGCGGAGCGGATCCGCATCGTGACGGGGCCCGACGAGTACCTGTTCGGCGAGGAGTCGGCGATGCTGGAGGTGATCGAGGGCAAGCTGCCGCTGCCCCGCATCCTCCCGCCGTACCAGACGGGCCTGTTCGCCACGATGGCCGAGCCGAACCCGACCGCGGTCAACAACGTCGAGACGCTCTCGCACGTGGCGAGGATCCTGCGCGACGGTGCCGACTGGTTCCGCGAGGTGGGCACCACAGAGTCGCCGGGCACCATGGTCTTCACCATCGTCGGCGACGTGGCGCGCCCGGGCGTGTACGAGTTGCCGCTGGGCACGCCGGCGCGCGAGCTGATCGTCGATGTGGCCGGCGCCACGGACATCCTGGCGATCTACGCGGGGACCTCAAACACCGTCGTCACACCCGACGTGCTCGACCTGCCGATGGACTTCGACTCGTTCGCCGAGGCCGGCGCCGGTCTGGGCAGCGCCGGTTTCGCGGTCTACGACACCAGCCGCGACATCGTTCAGGTGTGCGCGGCGCTCGCTCGGTTCCTCGCCATCGAGTCCTGCGGACAGTGCCTGGCCTGCAAGCTGGGGACGGCCGAGATCTCCGAACGCCTCGACGCGCTGGTGCGAGGTGACGGCACGTCGACCGACATCGCCGAGATCCGGCGACGGACCGACACGGTGACCGATCTGAACCGCTGCTACCTGCCGGTCGGTGCCGCCCTGCTCGTCCGCTCGACGCTCGACGTGTTCGTGGACGAGTTCGAGGCACACGTGGGACGGGCCACCGATCCCGCGGTGGCGGTTCCTGTGCCGAAGATCAGCGCGATCGACACGGCGACCGGGGAGGTCACGTTCGATCCCACGTACCACCGCAAGCGCAGCGACTGGAGCTACGAGCCGGCCGAACCATCACCGAGCGACACGGCCTGATCGCACACCGGAATGGTCCGATGCACCTACGATGAGTGCAAGATCGGGCAAAATTGCGGCGGTTGGGCCTGTTCGCGGACCTTACCGACGGGTACGGTTGCTAGAGATGTCAAGCACGGGAGGCACGCGTGACGTCACGTGAAACCGTCGGTGACCTGATGAAGCAGCCGCCGCTGACCGTGGAGCCAGAGGCCCAGGTGCAGACCGCGGCCCACCGGATGCACGCGAACGGCTCGGGGTCGATCGTCGTGGTCGACGCGGACGACCGCGTGGCAGGCATCCTCACCGAGCGCGACCTGCTGCGGCTCGCGGCGTCCGGCAGCGATGCCTCCAAGGAACGTGTCGCGGACTGGATGACGGCCGACCCCACCACGGCGGAGCCTGACATGCCGGCCACCGACGGCCTCAAGGGCATGAACGAGGGCAAGTTCCGGCACCTGCCGGTGGTCGGTCGGGACGGGCGCCTGGTCGGCGTCGTGTCGATGCGTGATCTGATGGCCATCGCCAAGGTCGAGGCCGTCCGTCACCCGGGTGAGCTTGACGCGCCCAAGGGCCTGGCCGGCGTCACCGTCGCCGAGACCGAGGTCGGCGGCGTCCGCGGTCGGGAGGGCTTCTTCCACTACCGGCAGTACGCCGCGACGGACCTGGCGCGCCAGCGCACCTTCGACGACGTGTGGCACCTGCTGCTGGTCGGCGAGCTACCCGGGTCCATCAAGGAGCACGAGGCGTTCCTCGACCGCGTCCGCCCGTTGCGCGAGCTGTCTCCCAAGACCGCCAGGCTGCTTCACCAGATCGCCGAGGCGGGCAGCTCGCCGCTGGACGGCCTGCGCACCGGCGTGTCGATGGTCGCCGCAGAGGAGGGCTTCCAGCCGAGCATGGACGTCTCCGCCGACGACCTGCTCGAGCAGGCGCTGCGGATCACCGCCGTCGTGCCCACCATCATCGCCACCCTCCACCGGGCGCAGCAGGGTCAGGACCCGGTCGCGCCGCATCCCGACCTGCCGTACGCCGCCAACTACCTGTACATGCTGCACGGCGACGTCCCCGAGCCCGACCACGCCCGCGCGATCGAGCAGTACCTCATCTCGACCGTAGACCATGGCTTCAACGCGTCGACGTTCACCGCGCGGGTGATCACGTCGACCGGTGCCGATCTGGGCGCTGCGATCACCGGAGCCATCGGTGCACTGTCGGGTCCGTTGCACGGGGGCGCACCATCGCGTGCGCTCGATCTGCTCGACGAGATCGGCGCGGTCGAGCGCGCCGACGAGGTCGTGCGGCGCAAGATCGAGACCGGCGAGCGCATCATGGGGTTCGGTCACCGGGTGTACAAGACGCGCGACCCACGGTCCGTGCTGCTGCGCGAGGTCGCCGAACGGATCGGTGGCGACGACGCACAGCTGGCCACCGCGGTCGAGGACATCGTCGTGGACGTGCTGGCGGAGCTGAAGCCCGGTCGTGAGCTGTACGCCAACGTCGAGTACTACGCGGGCATCGTCATGGAGTCCGCCGGTCTGCCGACCGACCTGTTCACGGCGACGTTCGCCGCCAGCCGCACGGTCGGCTGGTGCGCACACGTGATGGAACAGGCGGCCGACAACCGCATCATCCGGCCATCGGCCCGCTATGTGGGCACCCCACCGCCGCAGGACGTGCCGGCGATCGACTAGCGACTGACGGCGGTTCCGGTCGAGCGCCGGGCGGTCAGGTCACGGCTCGAACCGGTGCGATGCGAGGAAGTAGGGCCACAGCTCGCGCGCGGCGTCGAACTCGGACTGGCGAGCCTGCAGGTTCAGGGCGAAGCCGTTGTCCCCACGGTTCACGCCGAGGTTGTAGGCGTGCAGGGTGGCACCACCCTCGCGGTACCGGTACTCCCACAGCGCCGCGCGATCCCCGCGGTAGGTCGTCGGTCGCAGCTGGATCCGCTCGTAGCCCGCGTGCCGGGCAGCGAACGACTCCTCCTGACGTTCCCACGCGGCCACCGGGTCGCGCCGGTCGGCGACCCAGTCCAGTCGCAGGTACATACCCGTCCGGGGGTCTCTGACATCGGTCAGCGTCGCGCTCTGGCGGACGACCTCCCAGCCGGGTGGGTGCGCGACCCGATAGGGCAGGTCGTCGGGGTCATGGACCATCCACTCGTCGGGCGCGTCGACGTCGTAGGAGGGCAGGACGCCGTCGGCTGCGGGCGTGGGGGACGGCGACGGAGCCGTCGGTTCGGACGGCGTCGGTGACGCCCCGTCCGCCTCGGGATCCTCCGCACCGGCCGCATCGGTGACGGCCGCGGACGGCGTCGCGGCGGGCGCCCCCGCGGCCGCGGGCGGTGAGGCCCGCCCCGTCGCGGTGGCGGCCCCGCCTCCGCCGGGACCGTCAGCCCGCGTCAGGGCGAAGGCCGTGAGGACCAGCACCGCCAACGCCACACCGACCGCCACCCGACGCCGTCCGGGATCGCCCGACGCGGCAGCGTCCTCGACATCATGTGGTCCCGCGACCGCAGGACCTTCTACCGCGTCCGCCACATCGGACATCGGACGGTCGTCGTCGGGGGTGGTGGCGTCGGACGACCTGTCGCCGCCTGAGGGCGCAGCAGCCGACGCGATCTCGTCGGTCGAGGGCCACTCGT
The sequence above is drawn from the Euzebyales bacterium genome and encodes:
- a CDS encoding acyl-CoA dehydrogenase family protein, with the protein product MTRHTAPSFVKPLFLGELHEGLVTPYPRMAADEHARVDALTGQLRDWAAEHYDARAVEEARWIDDDVLHALGDMGLLGLFVDPRHGGLGLSQTAYCRMFEAISGVDPTLGIVLGVHQSIGYKGIHLFGSEEQKDRFLPDLARGRRLAAFALTEPNAGSDAYHLESTAELQADGSYILNGDKRYIGNGSRADVLTTFARTPAGAHVALLVERGMDGFEVGKRYDTMGLRANDLRRLSFRDVRVPRANVLGSEGEGFTIAMEILNNGRMSLGTASVAAARSLTDLAITHVTGREQFGRPLAEFELVQDKIGWMVAYTYGLEAMAYLTTGMVDRGLEDFSLESAIVKVAGTDFIWAAANRAFQLAGGRAYMRTEPYEKVLRDIRIFPIFEGANDVLRSYIALNGIEPVAAQLSGLSHLDLRDPINAVGVVADYVGGMVRRRVQPPKLTLTHERFAAQAREVGEQVEQLRSVTEKLLRHHGEAIKLRGAQHKRLASAVTDIFAQVATLARVSDVLDHPEQGMVGDEPFIAETFCVRAAERVRRQFEQIERNDDDRAFQIARAAYERDRYHHTV
- the fadJ gene encoding fatty acid oxidation complex subunit alpha FadJ, with the translated sequence MTSTTDSDRADDMQSAFTVERRDDVAIVVLDVPGQSMNTLRTDFSAELERLLDDLEADRDVRGIVLTSGKPDSFIAGADIEMLAGVGSVAEGVALSRDGQRVFDRIEGCTTPVVVAVHGACLGGGMELAMACHGRVASDDPATRFGQPEIQLGLIPGAGGTQRLPRLVGIEQALDLILTSRDVSASRARRMGIVDEVVHPAILVDVACDRARALASSHGTDGRRRDLIERVRGALLEDNPAGRAVLFRQAEANVRARTHGNLPAPLRAIEVVRTGVEQGARAGYAAEAQAFGELAVTPQARNLMRVLDMRQQLRREARAAAEQARDVGKVAVIGAGLMGAGIAAVTTSRAELPVRLKDVDRAALRRGMRSIRDYLDQRVERRRITAHERDRVLSLVHPSTDYRGFGRVDLVIEAVVEDLAVKHQVLKEVAEVTSDEVIIATNTSSIPIDQIADGYRRPELVIGMHYFSPVPRVPLLEVVEGPRTDPRATATAVDVGRRQGMTVVVVGDGPGFYTSRILGPYINEAAHLLADGASVDAIDTALEQLGFPVGPFRLVDEVGIDVAAKISGILQEGIGSRMAPAPSMAAVVDDGREGRKNGRGFYRYQQHDGGQVRGEVDPSIYELVARSPRPAPRRDEIVDRAVLAMANEAAWTLGDGVLRSPRDGDAAAIFGLGFPPHLGGPLRYIDDRGPGAVVDRLRALVTDHGERFTPAPLLIEVAERGGSFTADVSPR
- the fadI gene encoding acetyl-CoA C-acyltransferase FadI is translated as MAEGNGRRVAIVDGVRTPFTKRAGALAGMTAIDLGRHVVSEVVDRNDVDPSSVGQVVFGQVILDPSTPNIAREIVLGTGLPPTVEAYSVSKACITSYQTTVNIAQAIAAGVIDCGVAGGAESASNVPVLVSPALQDAFRAAAEARSLRARVQAFADVRPGDLAPRPPDLTEPSTQETMGQSAERMAKINGIDRSAQDDFAHRSHVLAARGWNEGKLPDEVVSVDVPPRYEETVDVDTTVRFDSDRRRYDDLAPVFDRHHGTLTAGNSSPLTDGAAALLLMSEDRAEAEGREPLGWLRSYAFTALDPADQLLLGPVSATPIALQRAGVAFDDLDLIDLHEAFAAQVLSVTQAFASAEMCKRYAGVDEPIGEVDWNIVNVLGGSIALGHPFAATGARQIAQTLHELRRRGGGVALCSACAAGGMGAAMILEA
- a CDS encoding Rdx family protein codes for the protein MERAAGLAAEILSGWAPVITDLRLVPSSGGRFEVTLDDEVIFSKKALGRHAAPGEVVGEVRARLGPEVLEER
- a CDS encoding cupin domain-containing protein, with the translated sequence MQTAAQIIAALDLAPHPEGGIFRETWCHDAGPDARGAGTAIYFLLRDRDRSHWHRVDADELQHFHAGAPLTLWRAPDASTAPDEAVLGVDLAAGEQPQLRVPASWWQAAESTGDWTSSAARSRPRSRSTASSWRPPTSNRVAERHACLACPPETRTRMMRPS